In Salmo salar chromosome ssa03, Ssal_v3.1, whole genome shotgun sequence, a single genomic region encodes these proteins:
- the LOC106600795 gene encoding transmembrane protein 98 isoform X1, translated as METVVIVAIGVLATIFLASFIALVVVCRHRYCHPHHLLHHFNSKPNGLTCWFEAISLWIEQSDFTALRPNVDLIGAMETQSEPSELELDDVVITNPHIEAILENEDWIEDASGLVSHCISILKICHTLTEKLVAMTMGSGAKVKAPASLSDIITVAKRISPRVDDVVRSMYPPLDPILLDARATALLLSVSHLVLVTRNACHMSGSMDWIDQSLHAAEDHMVVLREAALASEPERSLPGIDVQREQAI; from the exons ATGGAGACGGTGGTGATCGTGGCCATTGGGGTGCTGGCCACCATCTTCCTGGCCTCCTTCATTGCCCTGGTGGTGGTGTGTCGACACCGCTACTGCCACCCCCACCACCTGCTGCACCACTTCAACTCCAA GCCCAATGGACTGACCTGCTGGTTTGAAGCTATAAGTCTATGGATTGAACAGAGCGACTTCACAGCACTAAG ACCCAATGTTGACCTGATCGGTGCCATGGAGACCCAGAGTGAGCCGTCTGAGCTGGAGCTGGACGACGTGGTCATCACCAACCCTCACATCGAGGCCATCCTGGAGAACGAGGACTGGATCGAGGACGCCTC TGGATTGGTTTCACATTGTATCTCCATCTTAAAG ATCTGCCACACCCTGACTGAAAAGCTGGTTGCCATGACAATGGGCTCAGGCGCTAAGGTGAaagccccagccagcctcagtgaCATCATCACTGTGGCTAAACGCATCAGTCCgag ggtggaTGACGTTGTGCGGTCAATGTACCCTCCACTGGACCCCATACTTCTTGATGCCAG GGCCACCGCCCTCCTCCTGTCAGTCAGTCACCTGGTGCTGGTGACACGCAACGCCTGTCACATGTCTGGCAGCATGGACTGGATCGACCAATCACTGCACGCCGCTGAGGATCACATGGTGGTGCTGCGGGAGGCGGCGCTAGCGTCTGAACCGGAACGGAGTCTACCTGGAATAGATGTGCAGAGAGAGCAGGCTATCTAG
- the LOC106600795 gene encoding transmembrane protein 98 isoform X2 — protein sequence METVVIVAIGVLATIFLASFIALVVVCRHRYCHPHHLLHHFNSKPNVDLIGAMETQSEPSELELDDVVITNPHIEAILENEDWIEDASGLVSHCISILKICHTLTEKLVAMTMGSGAKVKAPASLSDIITVAKRISPRVDDVVRSMYPPLDPILLDARATALLLSVSHLVLVTRNACHMSGSMDWIDQSLHAAEDHMVVLREAALASEPERSLPGIDVQREQAI from the exons ATGGAGACGGTGGTGATCGTGGCCATTGGGGTGCTGGCCACCATCTTCCTGGCCTCCTTCATTGCCCTGGTGGTGGTGTGTCGACACCGCTACTGCCACCCCCACCACCTGCTGCACCACTTCAACTCCAA ACCCAATGTTGACCTGATCGGTGCCATGGAGACCCAGAGTGAGCCGTCTGAGCTGGAGCTGGACGACGTGGTCATCACCAACCCTCACATCGAGGCCATCCTGGAGAACGAGGACTGGATCGAGGACGCCTC TGGATTGGTTTCACATTGTATCTCCATCTTAAAG ATCTGCCACACCCTGACTGAAAAGCTGGTTGCCATGACAATGGGCTCAGGCGCTAAGGTGAaagccccagccagcctcagtgaCATCATCACTGTGGCTAAACGCATCAGTCCgag ggtggaTGACGTTGTGCGGTCAATGTACCCTCCACTGGACCCCATACTTCTTGATGCCAG GGCCACCGCCCTCCTCCTGTCAGTCAGTCACCTGGTGCTGGTGACACGCAACGCCTGTCACATGTCTGGCAGCATGGACTGGATCGACCAATCACTGCACGCCGCTGAGGATCACATGGTGGTGCTGCGGGAGGCGGCGCTAGCGTCTGAACCGGAACGGAGTCTACCTGGAATAGATGTGCAGAGAGAGCAGGCTATCTAG